A section of the Methanofollis sp. UBA420 genome encodes:
- a CDS encoding L-threonylcarbamoyladenylate synthase: protein MDESIIHQAVKVLGHDGLVVYPTDTIYGLGADALSEYAIERVYEAKMRPRSMPISVAVSDIEMLGAVACVDRFADAFVDRFLPGPVTVILKAKSCLPDILTVGTGLIGVRIPDHPVPLAIIRELDAPITATSANIHGAADPVTVNDVHVPHDFLIDGGRLPGTPSTVVDLVNRTVVRAGAEIEEVGAFLRDMA, encoded by the coding sequence ACGGTCTCGTCGTGTACCCGACGGACACGATCTACGGCCTCGGGGCCGATGCCCTTTCCGAATATGCCATCGAACGCGTGTACGAGGCGAAGATGCGCCCGCGGTCCATGCCGATCTCGGTCGCGGTCTCGGACATCGAGATGCTCGGCGCGGTCGCCTGCGTGGACAGGTTTGCGGACGCCTTCGTCGACCGCTTCCTCCCCGGCCCGGTGACCGTCATCCTGAAGGCGAAGTCCTGTCTCCCCGACATTCTCACCGTCGGCACCGGCCTGATCGGGGTCCGCATCCCCGACCACCCGGTGCCCCTGGCGATCATCAGGGAACTCGACGCCCCGATCACGGCGACCTCGGCGAACATCCACGGCGCCGCCGACCCGGTGACGGTCAACGACGTCCATGTCCCCCACGACTTCCTCATCGACGGGGGCAGACTGCCGGGGACGCCGAGCACGGTCGTCGACCTGGTGAACAGGACGGTGGTCCGCGCCGGTGCAGAGATCGAGGAGGTGGGAGCATTCCTCAGGGATATGGCATGA